From the Synechococcus sp. KORDI-49 genome, the window CGCCAGTCGATGCAGGGCACCGCAAAGCCGCCAGTGGGTGAGCATGCGATCGATGCGGTAGGGCGCCTCACCCACGTCCTCGAGGATCAGGATCGCTCCATCGAGATCGGGAATCCATGGCGATCCCAGCAGATGGCTGGCCACGGTGAGATTGGCCACCAGCAACGGACCGCTGGCGATTCCTCCTCCGAGCCCTCGTCCCTGCAGATCCTGCAGAGCGTCTCCGAACAGCAGCTGTCGCAGCCGCTGCTGGCTCCACTCCGGTTCCGAGGACAGGGTGGTGAGCAGGGGGCCGTGAATCCCTCCATCGAAACCGGCGGCGAGCCGACCCCACAGCAGTGCCGTGACATCGGAGAACCCCAGCAGCCAGCCTGGTTGCCAGGGGATAGGCCGCTCCAGCAAACGGGCAGCCCCCCATCCACCCCTGGCACAGGCCAGCAGGCTGACCGGAGTCTCCTGGAGCAGATCATCGAGCCGCTGCTCATCCCGGCCTGCCAGATATCCCCAGTGACGTCCAACAACGGAGTGAGGTCGGCAGCGCAGCCCCCAGCTCTCCAGCAGGCTCACTCCCTGATGCAGGCGCTCGGCATCCGCGAGGGCAGAACTGGCGGCCACCACTGCCATGGCATCACCGGGCCGCAGAGGTGCTGCTGTCTGCTCTGCCATCAGGCGAACGCTCTTCCGAGCATCAGAGCGATGAGCAGGAGTGATCCGAGCTGGACCTGGCGACTGAAGTGACGACCGAACACCGCCATGCCTGTCTGGCCCTGCTCAAGCGGCGTGCAACTGGCCTGCATCAGCCAACTGGCGATGGCCCAGAGCGGCCAGAAGATCCAGCCGATGCCGCTCGCCGCGGCGGCGATGGCCAGCAGGATGCAGGTGACCCCGTAACAGACACGAACCGCAGGCACCGCCGAGCCACCCAGGGTGAGAGCGCTGCTGCGCAGGCCAAGCCTGGCGTCGTCCCGTCGGTCCGCCATCGCATAGACGGTGTCGAAGCCGAAGGTCCAGAGCATGGTGGCGAGCCAGCACCCGAGCAGGGGGGCATCCGCGGTCAGCTCCGCTTCAGCCGCAGCCCAGGGAATCAGAACGGCGAAGCCCCAGCAGAGCGCGAGGACGGCCTGAGGGAAGGGGAACCAGCGCTTGGCTGAGGGGTAGAGAAGGATCGGTGGCAATGCCGCAACAGCAAGGGCAAGACAGAGCAGCAGGCTCGCCTGCGGCAGGCTGAGCACCACCAGAAGGCTGAGGATCAGCATGCCGATCAACAGTGCGGCAGCAGTGCTGACCCTCATGGCTCCACGGGCCAGCGGGCGGCTGCTGGTCCGCTCCACCTCGCCGTCGAACCGGCGGTCCCAGAGATCGTTGGCGATGCACCCGGCTCCGCTCACCGCCAGGCCGCCGACCACGATGCGCAGAACCAGAGATGCCGATGGCGGTGCAGACGGCATCAGCCAGAGGGCCCAGCCCGCCGGCACCAGCAGAATCAGTCTCCCTGTGGGCTTGTTCCAGCGCAGAAGCTGAAGCCAGGGCAACGTGCTGGGAGGGTGACTGATCACAGGGTCACAGATTTACAAAACCCTAGTCAGGGTCTGTCTGCATCAGCCATGGGTGGCAGAGTGGTTCGACTTCGGGTCGGGGCTGCCGATGCTGGGTGCTGAGTCCACTCCGTCTGCGTCGACCGCCTCTTCGTCCACCCAGCAGCTGGGGGCCAGCAGCGCGGAGGGCCTGTCCGGTCAGCGGCGGAGAATCGCCGCCATCGATATCGGCACCAATTCCACCCATCTGCTGGTGGCATCGGTGGACACGACCCTGCGGACGTTCAGCATCGTTCAGGCTGAGAAATCCACCACTCGGCTGGGGGAGCGGGATCCGGAAAGCGGCGAACTGACCGCTGAGGCGATGCAGCGCGGTGTTGAGACCCTGCGTCGTTTCCGAGACCTGGCGGCCAGCCATGCGGTGGAGCAAGTGGTCACTGCTGCTACCAGTGCAGTCCGGGAAGCTCCCAACGGCAGGGATTTCCTGCAGCGCATCCAGGACGTTCTCGGCCTCGAGGTGGATCTGGTGAGCGGGCCGGAGGAGGCGCGCCTGATCTATCTGGGCGTGCTCTCAGGCATGTCGTTCGGCGATCGTCCGCATCTGCTGCTCGACATCGGCGGCGGCTCCACCGAACTGATCCTCGCGGATGGACGTGATGCCCGCGCGCTCACCAGCACCCGGGTGGGGGCCGTCCGATTGCAGCGGGATTTCGTCAAGGACGATCCGATTCCACCCCAGCGCCGCGCGTTCCTCCAGGCGTTCATTCAGGGATCCCTCGAGCCGGCGGTGGACAAGGTGCACCGCCGGATCAAACCGGGCGAGATTCCTGTGCTGGTCGCCACCAGCGGCACGGCCATGGCGATCGGTGCGCTGGCTGCCAGTGAGGACGATCGACCGCCTCTGAAGCTGCACGGGTACCGGGTGTCCCGTCAGCGCCTCGATCGTGTTGTCGAGAAGCTGGTGGCGATGACGCCTGAACAGCGCAGGGAGCTCTCCCCGATCAACGATCGCCGCGCCGAGATCATCGTTCCTGGCGCGCTGATCCTGCAGACCACCATGCAGATGCTCGGGGTGGACGAGCTCGCGCTGAGCGAGCGGGCCCTCCGTGAAGGATTGATCGTCGACTGGATGCTGCGTCACGGTCTGCTCGAGGACCGTTTCAGCTTCCAGAGCAGCATCCGTCAACGCACGGTGATCCATCAGGTGCAGCGCTTCGCCGTGAATCAGCGCCGCGCTGAGCGCGTCGCTCTTCATGCCCTCAGCCTCTACGACAACACCCATGGCGTGATGCACCATGACGATGGTCAGGGACGCGAGCTGCTCTGGGCAGCCGCGATGCTGCATTCCTGTGGGCAGCACATCAACCTCAGTGCTTATCACAAGCACTCCTGGTACCTGATCCGCCACGGTGAACTGCTGGGTTACTCCGAAGCGGAACACCTGATGGTGGCGGCGATCGCCCGGTATCACCGCCGCAGCCTTCCCAAGAAGCGTCATGAGTCCTGGCAGGCCATCACCACCCGGGAGCATCGCCGGCTGGTCTCGGAGATGGCACTGCTGCTGCGACTCGCCGCAGCACTGGACCGACGTCCGGAACCCGTCGTGGCATCGCTGCGCGTTTCAGCTGCTCCGGGAGAACTTCAGCTTGAGCTGATTCCCGAGCGCCTGAACCAGAATCTCAGTCTCGAGCAGTGGAGCCTCGAAAGCTGTGCTGATGTGGTGTGGGAAGCGTCGGGGATGAAGCTGATGATCAGAGTTCAGGGCTGAGGCGATACCAGCGCACAGCATCGATCGGGCCGAGGGCAGCCGCTTCGCCGCCAGGTCGTTTCACCATCACCAGATCGGGCCTGCCCGCGTAGATCTCCACGCTTTCCGGGTCGTCGACCGTGCGGTCGTTCACCAGAGTTCCCTGGAACTCGAGGTTGCCGTTGCGACGCAGCGCGATCCAGCTGGGTTCGCGACTGCTGATCGTGAGAGATGAAGCGAGTGGTTCCGAAGGGGCTGCGCTGACGGGTTCCGCTTCGGGAACAGACGGCTTCGGTGCGGGAGTGGCCATCGGCTCCTCCGTCATTTCAGCCGGTTTCTGCACCGGGGGCATGGACGTTCTGGTGCGCAGAAGCATGGCCCCACCACCGCCGGCTGCGATGACCAGGACGATCGGCAGCATGAAGCTCCAGCGCCCCCTGGCGGGAGAGGCCGCTGTCGAGGCCGGTGCGGTGATGTTGATGGTGGTGCGCGTTGGAGTGCTGCTGATCGTTCCCAGCTGCTCCGCCAGGGCATCCGCGTCAAGTTTGAGATGACCGGCGATCCGGCGCACCATCGCTTTGATGAAGACCGGTTCCGGGAGTCCCTGCAGGTCTCCGAGCTCCAGGGAACGGAGCTGCTCCACGCCGAGATGAAGATTGCCTGCCAG encodes:
- a CDS encoding LD-carboxypeptidase, whose product is MAEQTAAPLRPGDAMAVVAASSALADAERLHQGVSLLESWGLRCRPHSVVGRHWGYLAGRDEQRLDDLLQETPVSLLACARGGWGAARLLERPIPWQPGWLLGFSDVTALLWGRLAAGFDGGIHGPLLTTLSSEPEWSQQRLRQLLFGDALQDLQGRGLGGGIASGPLLVANLTVASHLLGSPWIPDLDGAILILEDVGEAPYRIDRMLTHWRLCGALHRLAGLGFGSFSDCEDDRPDQLNFTVSQVLEERTADLNIPRVMDLPVGHQPGNAALPLGRQARLDGDTGQLSLLS
- a CDS encoding 4-hydroxybenzoate polyprenyltransferase, encoding MISHPPSTLPWLQLLRWNKPTGRLILLVPAGWALWLMPSAPPSASLVLRIVVGGLAVSGAGCIANDLWDRRFDGEVERTSSRPLARGAMRVSTAAALLIGMLILSLLVVLSLPQASLLLCLALAVAALPPILLYPSAKRWFPFPQAVLALCWGFAVLIPWAAAEAELTADAPLLGCWLATMLWTFGFDTVYAMADRRDDARLGLRSSALTLGGSAVPAVRVCYGVTCILLAIAAAASGIGWIFWPLWAIASWLMQASCTPLEQGQTGMAVFGRHFSRQVQLGSLLLIALMLGRAFA
- a CDS encoding Ppx/GppA phosphatase family protein, giving the protein MLGAESTPSASTASSSTQQLGASSAEGLSGQRRRIAAIDIGTNSTHLLVASVDTTLRTFSIVQAEKSTTRLGERDPESGELTAEAMQRGVETLRRFRDLAASHAVEQVVTAATSAVREAPNGRDFLQRIQDVLGLEVDLVSGPEEARLIYLGVLSGMSFGDRPHLLLDIGGGSTELILADGRDARALTSTRVGAVRLQRDFVKDDPIPPQRRAFLQAFIQGSLEPAVDKVHRRIKPGEIPVLVATSGTAMAIGALAASEDDRPPLKLHGYRVSRQRLDRVVEKLVAMTPEQRRELSPINDRRAEIIVPGALILQTTMQMLGVDELALSERALREGLIVDWMLRHGLLEDRFSFQSSIRQRTVIHQVQRFAVNQRRAERVALHALSLYDNTHGVMHHDDGQGRELLWAAAMLHSCGQHINLSAYHKHSWYLIRHGELLGYSEAEHLMVAAIARYHRRSLPKKRHESWQAITTREHRRLVSEMALLLRLAAALDRRPEPVVASLRVSAAPGELQLELIPERLNQNLSLEQWSLESCADVVWEASGMKLMIRVQG
- a CDS encoding RodZ family helix-turn-helix domain-containing protein, yielding MAVSDHRDTDSGGTAPGGLVDVGRTIQERREALGLSAEQLAGNLHLGVEQLRSLELGDLQGLPEPVFIKAMVRRIAGHLKLDADALAEQLGTISSTPTRTTINITAPASTAASPARGRWSFMLPIVLVIAAGGGGAMLLRTRTSMPPVQKPAEMTEEPMATPAPKPSVPEAEPVSAAPSEPLASSLTISSREPSWIALRRNGNLEFQGTLVNDRTVDDPESVEIYAGRPDLVMVKRPGGEAAALGPIDAVRWYRLSPEL